In the Euphorbia lathyris chromosome 5, ddEupLath1.1, whole genome shotgun sequence genome, one interval contains:
- the LOC136230759 gene encoding L-ascorbate oxidase homolog isoform X2, with protein sequence MEKTLIDFIHGTSLTLIFTRLGLTNRSVFIFSKHFRNGVQQRRNSWQDGVYGTNCPIPPGHNFTYVLQVKDQIGSYFYFPSLAMHKAAGGYGGIKISSRSVIPLPFPPPADDYTILAGDWFNKNHTDLRAILDGGSDLPFPDGLLINGRGSNGYTFTVDQGKTYRFRISNVGITTSLNFRIQGHKLLLVEIEGTHTLQNSYDSLDVHLGQSYSVLVTADQPPQDYYIVVSTRFTSQLLTTTSTLRYSNSAASVSGPPPSGPTIQIDWSLEQARSLRRNLSASGPRPNPQGSYHYGMINTTKTIRLQNSSPVINGKQRYGVNSVSFIQPDTPLKLADHFNIPGVFSLGSIPDTPTGGDASLQTSVMAADFRGFAEIVFENPEDSLQSWHIDGHNLFVVGMDGGLWSPASRSSYNLRDTISRCTVQVYPKSWSAVYMPLDNVGMWNVRSENWAHQYLGQQFYLRVYSPANSWRDEYPIPSNAILCGRAAAPRI encoded by the exons ATGGAGAAGACCCTTATAGATTTTATTCATGGAACGTCTCTTACGCTCATCTTTACCCGCTTGGGGTTAACCAACAG ATCTGTTTTCATCTTCTCCAAACACTTCAGGAATGGTGTGCAGCAGAGAAGAAACTCATGGCAAGATGGAGTCTATGGCACAAACTGTCCCATTCCACCTGGACACAACTTCACTTATGTGCTTCAAGTCAAAGACCAGATAGGTAGCTACTTCTATTTCCCTTCCCTTGCCATGCACAAAGCTGCCGGAGGCTATGGTGGCATCAAAATCTCTAGCCGTTCTGTTATTCCTCTACCATTCCCTCCTCCAGCTGATGACTACACTATCCTAGCCGGTGATTGGTTCAACAAGAATCACAct GATTTGAGAGCAATTTTAGATGGTGGAAGTGATCTTCCCTTCCCTGATGGGCTGCTTATCAACGGTCGTGGTTCAAATGGCTACACATTTACGGTGGATCAAG GCAAGACTTACAGGTTTAGAATATCTAATGTCGGGATTACTACATCCTTGAATTTTAGAATTCAAGGGCATAAACTGTTGCTGGTAGAGATTGAAGGAACTCACACACTACAAAACAGTTATGATTCCCTTGACGTCCATTTGGGGCAATCTTATTCTGTTTTGGTTACAGCTGATCAACCACCACAAGATTACTACATCGTGGTTTCAACAAGATTTACATCCCAACTTCTCACAACAACTTCCACTCTTCGTTACAGTAATTCAGCTGCAAGTGTTTCAGGTCCTCCTCCTTCTGGCCCTACTATTCAGATTGACTGGTCTCTGGAGCAAGCACGATCTCTGAGGCGAAATCTGTCAGCAAGTGGACCAAGACCAAACCCTCAAGGGTCATACCATTATGGAATGATCAACACAACCAAGACAATAAGATTGCAAAACTCCAGTCCGGTGATAAATGGGAAGCAGAGGTATGGTGTAAATAGTGTGTCCTTCATCCAACCTGATACTCCCCTTAAACTTGCTGATCACTTCAACATCCCTGGAGTTTTCTCCCTGGGAAGCATCCCTGACACACCAACGGGTGGGGATGCTTCCCTCCAAACATCAGTGATGGCTGCTGATTTCAGAGGTTTTGCTGAGATTGTTTTTGAGAATCCGGAAGATAGCTTGCAGTCATGGCACATTGATGGCCATAACTTGTTTGTTGTAGG GATGGATGGTGGGCTATGGTCACCAGCGAGCAGATCAAGTTATAATTTGAGAGATACAATTTCTCGTTGCACTGTTCAG GTGTATCCCAAGTCATGGAGTGCAGTGTACATGCCATTAGATAATGTGGGAATGTGGAATGTAAGGTCAGAGAATTGGGCTCATCAATATTTGGGCCAACAATTTTATCTTCGTGTATATTCGCCAGCAAATTCATGGAGAGACGAGTATCCAATTCCATCTAATGCTATTCTTTGTGGTCGGGCAGCTGCTCCTCGGATTTGA
- the LOC136230759 gene encoding L-ascorbate oxidase homolog isoform X1 — protein sequence MGNIWSLIILLLLSLGWGWVNGEDPYRFYSWNVSYAHLYPLGVNQQVILINGQFPGPQLQAVTNDNLIINVFNTLDQPFLISWNGVQQRRNSWQDGVYGTNCPIPPGHNFTYVLQVKDQIGSYFYFPSLAMHKAAGGYGGIKISSRSVIPLPFPPPADDYTILAGDWFNKNHTDLRAILDGGSDLPFPDGLLINGRGSNGYTFTVDQGKTYRFRISNVGITTSLNFRIQGHKLLLVEIEGTHTLQNSYDSLDVHLGQSYSVLVTADQPPQDYYIVVSTRFTSQLLTTTSTLRYSNSAASVSGPPPSGPTIQIDWSLEQARSLRRNLSASGPRPNPQGSYHYGMINTTKTIRLQNSSPVINGKQRYGVNSVSFIQPDTPLKLADHFNIPGVFSLGSIPDTPTGGDASLQTSVMAADFRGFAEIVFENPEDSLQSWHIDGHNLFVVGMDGGLWSPASRSSYNLRDTISRCTVQVYPKSWSAVYMPLDNVGMWNVRSENWAHQYLGQQFYLRVYSPANSWRDEYPIPSNAILCGRAAAPRI from the exons ATGGGTAATATATGGTCTCTCATCATCTTATTATTACTCTCACTGGGTTGGGGTTGGGTTAATGGAGAAGACCCTTATAGATTTTATTCATGGAACGTCTCTTACGCTCATCTTTACCCGCTTGGGGTTAACCAACAG GTTATTTTAATTAACGGCCAATTTCCAGGGCCACAGCTTCAAGCAGTCACCAACGATAACTTGATTATCAATGTTTTCAATACCTTGGATCAACCTTTCCTCATTTCTTG GAATGGTGTGCAGCAGAGAAGAAACTCATGGCAAGATGGAGTCTATGGCACAAACTGTCCCATTCCACCTGGACACAACTTCACTTATGTGCTTCAAGTCAAAGACCAGATAGGTAGCTACTTCTATTTCCCTTCCCTTGCCATGCACAAAGCTGCCGGAGGCTATGGTGGCATCAAAATCTCTAGCCGTTCTGTTATTCCTCTACCATTCCCTCCTCCAGCTGATGACTACACTATCCTAGCCGGTGATTGGTTCAACAAGAATCACAct GATTTGAGAGCAATTTTAGATGGTGGAAGTGATCTTCCCTTCCCTGATGGGCTGCTTATCAACGGTCGTGGTTCAAATGGCTACACATTTACGGTGGATCAAG GCAAGACTTACAGGTTTAGAATATCTAATGTCGGGATTACTACATCCTTGAATTTTAGAATTCAAGGGCATAAACTGTTGCTGGTAGAGATTGAAGGAACTCACACACTACAAAACAGTTATGATTCCCTTGACGTCCATTTGGGGCAATCTTATTCTGTTTTGGTTACAGCTGATCAACCACCACAAGATTACTACATCGTGGTTTCAACAAGATTTACATCCCAACTTCTCACAACAACTTCCACTCTTCGTTACAGTAATTCAGCTGCAAGTGTTTCAGGTCCTCCTCCTTCTGGCCCTACTATTCAGATTGACTGGTCTCTGGAGCAAGCACGATCTCTGAGGCGAAATCTGTCAGCAAGTGGACCAAGACCAAACCCTCAAGGGTCATACCATTATGGAATGATCAACACAACCAAGACAATAAGATTGCAAAACTCCAGTCCGGTGATAAATGGGAAGCAGAGGTATGGTGTAAATAGTGTGTCCTTCATCCAACCTGATACTCCCCTTAAACTTGCTGATCACTTCAACATCCCTGGAGTTTTCTCCCTGGGAAGCATCCCTGACACACCAACGGGTGGGGATGCTTCCCTCCAAACATCAGTGATGGCTGCTGATTTCAGAGGTTTTGCTGAGATTGTTTTTGAGAATCCGGAAGATAGCTTGCAGTCATGGCACATTGATGGCCATAACTTGTTTGTTGTAGG GATGGATGGTGGGCTATGGTCACCAGCGAGCAGATCAAGTTATAATTTGAGAGATACAATTTCTCGTTGCACTGTTCAG GTGTATCCCAAGTCATGGAGTGCAGTGTACATGCCATTAGATAATGTGGGAATGTGGAATGTAAGGTCAGAGAATTGGGCTCATCAATATTTGGGCCAACAATTTTATCTTCGTGTATATTCGCCAGCAAATTCATGGAGAGACGAGTATCCAATTCCATCTAATGCTATTCTTTGTGGTCGGGCAGCTGCTCCTCGGATTTGA